The following proteins are encoded in a genomic region of Nocardioides renjunii:
- the cysN gene encoding sulfate adenylyltransferase subunit CysN gives MASTPQTTDSHTTAQGEMDLLRFATAGSVDDGKSTLIGRLLLDSKSIFEDQLEAVESTSQSKGYDYTDLALLTDGLRSEREQGITIDVAYRYFATPTRKFIIADTPGHIQYTRNMVTGASTADLGLVLVDARQGLTEQSRRHAVLLSLLRVPHLVLAINKMDLVDWSEEVYEKIHKEFTQFATKLNIPDLEVIPISALQGDNVVNRSENTPWYSGPTLMHHLEHVHVASDRDLVDTRFPVQYVIRPKSDQYHDFRGYAGQVAGGVLKKGDDVVVLPSGMPSKIAKVELFDTEVAEAFPPMSVTVHLEDDVDVSRGDMIARPKNAPKPSQDIDAMICWMTNEPLRPRQKLAIKHTTRTGRAMVKDIQYRLDVNTLHRDQDTKELGLNEIGRVQLRTTVPLLCDPYSKNRTTGSFILIDEATGVTVGAGMINSGS, from the coding sequence ATGGCCAGCACCCCGCAGACCACTGACTCCCACACGACCGCCCAGGGCGAGATGGACCTGCTCCGCTTCGCGACCGCCGGCTCCGTGGACGACGGCAAGTCGACCCTCATCGGGCGTCTGCTCCTGGACTCCAAATCCATCTTCGAGGACCAGCTCGAGGCGGTCGAGTCGACGAGCCAGTCCAAGGGCTACGACTACACCGACCTCGCGCTGCTGACCGACGGGCTGCGCTCCGAGCGCGAGCAGGGCATCACCATCGACGTGGCCTACCGCTACTTCGCGACGCCCACCCGCAAGTTCATCATCGCCGACACCCCGGGCCACATCCAGTACACCCGCAACATGGTGACCGGCGCCTCGACCGCCGACCTCGGGCTCGTCCTGGTCGACGCTCGCCAGGGCCTCACCGAGCAGTCCCGCCGTCACGCCGTGCTGCTCTCGCTGCTGCGGGTGCCGCACCTCGTGCTGGCGATCAACAAGATGGACCTCGTCGACTGGTCGGAGGAGGTCTACGAGAAGATCCACAAGGAGTTCACGCAGTTCGCGACGAAGCTCAACATCCCCGACCTCGAGGTCATCCCGATCTCGGCGCTGCAGGGTGACAACGTGGTGAACCGCTCCGAGAACACCCCGTGGTACTCCGGCCCGACGCTGATGCACCACCTCGAGCACGTGCACGTGGCCTCCGACCGCGACCTCGTCGACACCCGCTTCCCGGTGCAGTACGTCATCCGCCCCAAGTCCGACCAGTACCACGACTTCCGCGGCTACGCCGGCCAGGTGGCCGGCGGCGTGCTGAAGAAGGGCGACGACGTCGTCGTGCTCCCCAGCGGGATGCCCTCGAAGATCGCGAAGGTCGAGCTCTTCGACACCGAGGTCGCCGAGGCGTTCCCGCCCATGTCGGTGACCGTCCACCTCGAGGACGACGTCGACGTCTCGCGCGGCGACATGATCGCCCGTCCCAAGAACGCGCCGAAGCCCAGCCAGGACATCGACGCCATGATCTGCTGGATGACCAACGAGCCGCTCCGGCCCCGCCAGAAGCTGGCGATCAAGCACACCACCCGCACCGGTCGGGCGATGGTCAAGGACATCCAGTACCGCCTCGACGTCAACACGCTCCACCGCGACCAGGACACCAAGGAGCTCGGTCTCAACGAGATCGGCCGCGTCCAGCTGCGCACCACCGTGCCGCTGCTGTGCGACCCGTACTCGAAGAACCGGACCACCGGCTCCTTCATCCTGATCGACGAGGCCACCGGCGTGACCGTCGGCGCCGGGATGATCAACAGCGGCAGCTGA
- the cysD gene encoding sulfate adenylyltransferase subunit CysD, translated as MTNTHVDYRLSQLDQLEAESIHIFREVAAEFEKPVLMFSGGKDSIVMLRLAEKAFFPAKLPFPLLQVDTGLDFAEVLETRDSWVERLGARIIVASVEDAIAAGHVVDDGKTSRNRQQIGALLNAIEENGFTAAFGGGRRDEEKARAKERVYSHRDDFGQWDPKMQRPELWSLYNGRIHAGEHMRIFPLSNWTELDIWHYIHREQIEIPSIYFAHEREVVERDGMLLSIGPEIQPKGGETAETKMVRFRTVGDRTQTGCVESVATDTAAIIDEIAIARVTERGATRGDDRFSEAAMEDRKKEGYF; from the coding sequence CAACACCCACGTCGACTACCGGCTGAGTCAGCTCGACCAGCTCGAGGCCGAGTCGATCCACATCTTCCGTGAGGTCGCCGCCGAGTTCGAGAAGCCGGTCCTCATGTTCTCCGGGGGCAAGGACTCCATCGTCATGCTCCGCCTCGCGGAGAAGGCCTTCTTCCCGGCCAAGCTGCCCTTCCCCCTGCTGCAGGTCGACACCGGACTCGACTTCGCCGAGGTGCTCGAGACCCGCGACTCGTGGGTCGAGCGGCTCGGCGCGCGTATCATCGTGGCCTCCGTCGAGGACGCGATCGCGGCCGGCCACGTCGTCGACGACGGCAAGACCAGCCGCAACCGCCAGCAGATCGGCGCCCTGCTCAACGCCATCGAGGAGAACGGCTTCACCGCCGCCTTCGGCGGTGGCCGTCGCGACGAGGAGAAGGCCCGCGCCAAGGAGCGCGTCTACTCCCACCGCGACGACTTCGGCCAGTGGGACCCCAAGATGCAGCGCCCCGAGCTGTGGAGCCTCTACAACGGCCGCATCCACGCCGGCGAGCACATGCGGATCTTCCCGCTCTCCAACTGGACCGAGCTCGACATCTGGCACTACATCCACCGCGAGCAGATCGAGATCCCGTCGATCTACTTCGCCCACGAGCGCGAGGTCGTCGAGCGCGACGGCATGCTGCTCTCGATCGGTCCCGAGATCCAGCCCAAGGGCGGCGAGACGGCCGAGACCAAGATGGTGCGGTTCCGCACGGTGGGTGACCGCACCCAGACCGGGTGCGTGGAGTCCGTGGCCACCGACACGGCCGCCATCATCGACGAGATCGCCATCGCCCGAGTGACCGAGCGCGGCGCCACCCGTGGCGACGACCGGTTCTCCGAGGCAGCCATGGAAGACCGCAAGAAGGAAGGCTACTTCTGA
- a CDS encoding MoaD/ThiS family protein — translation MDAAAGPDQGSETVTVRYWAGARAAAGTAEDVFPVTGETTLDVLVRRVLERHPDERMERTVAVCSVLVGDRPVRSQDPATVVLAPGAVVELLPPFAGG, via the coding sequence ATGGACGCCGCAGCCGGGCCCGATCAGGGGAGTGAGACGGTCACCGTGCGCTACTGGGCCGGTGCCCGCGCGGCCGCCGGGACGGCCGAGGACGTCTTCCCGGTCACCGGCGAGACGACCCTCGACGTGCTGGTCCGGCGTGTGCTGGAGCGGCACCCGGACGAGCGGATGGAGCGCACGGTGGCGGTCTGCTCCGTGCTCGTCGGTGACCGGCCGGTCCGCTCGCAGGACCCCGCGACGGTCGTCCTGGCCCCCGGCGCGGTCGTCGAGCTGCTGCCGCCGTTCGCGGGCGGCTGA
- a CDS encoding helix-turn-helix domain-containing protein, whose protein sequence is MDSRQAELLAQTDREALGRRLRSERQARGLTQGEVAGDLMSVAYLSRIEAGHRGPTFPLLVALAERLDVTVESLLGEPDRQVVDEIRLALDYAELSLESGQPRDAETHLARAIEQLQGSAVAGMRDRARLLRARALEATDREDDAILELEALVDDDTDGLTRIKAGIALSRIYRESGDLGRAIECGERILTYVEDAGLDACDEAVQLAVTLAAAHFERGDTGHAVRMCSKAIARAESLGTSKARASAYWNASAMQARRGDVATAVPLAERALALLGEGQDARNLALLRGEVGRLQLELDPPALDDARHNLEQAAAEMEWSPSTSSDRAQVLLGLARAAFLSGDVSASRDLVAQVHVVANGHLPLAEAEAWALLGSTYASEGDSAEASSCFQRAVLTLSAIGADRVAAQLWFELADLLQGVGLTEAASDAYRRAAASTGLRARVASPTLARS, encoded by the coding sequence ATGGACTCGCGTCAAGCCGAGCTGCTCGCGCAGACCGACCGTGAGGCACTGGGCCGTCGCCTGCGGTCCGAGCGCCAGGCCCGTGGACTCACCCAGGGTGAGGTGGCCGGCGACCTCATGTCGGTCGCCTACCTGTCGCGCATCGAGGCAGGGCACCGCGGGCCGACGTTCCCGCTCCTCGTCGCGCTGGCCGAGCGCCTCGACGTCACCGTCGAGTCACTCCTCGGCGAGCCGGACCGCCAGGTGGTCGACGAGATCCGCCTGGCGCTCGACTACGCGGAGCTGTCGCTGGAGTCGGGCCAGCCCCGCGACGCCGAGACGCACCTCGCCCGGGCGATCGAGCAGCTGCAGGGCTCTGCCGTCGCGGGGATGCGCGACCGGGCGAGGCTGCTCCGCGCCCGCGCGCTCGAGGCCACCGACCGCGAGGACGACGCCATCCTCGAGCTCGAGGCACTGGTCGACGACGACACCGACGGCCTGACCAGGATCAAGGCCGGCATCGCGCTCAGCCGGATCTACCGCGAGTCCGGCGACCTCGGTCGCGCGATCGAGTGCGGCGAGCGGATCCTCACCTACGTCGAGGACGCGGGCCTCGACGCCTGCGACGAGGCCGTCCAGCTCGCGGTCACCCTGGCCGCCGCCCACTTCGAGCGCGGCGACACCGGTCACGCCGTCCGCATGTGCAGCAAGGCCATCGCCCGCGCGGAGTCGCTGGGTACGTCGAAGGCGCGCGCCTCGGCCTACTGGAACGCCAGTGCCATGCAGGCACGGCGCGGTGACGTCGCCACCGCCGTCCCGCTCGCCGAGCGCGCCCTCGCGCTGCTGGGCGAGGGACAGGACGCCCGCAACCTCGCCCTGCTGCGTGGCGAGGTGGGCCGGCTCCAGCTCGAGCTCGACCCCCCGGCCCTCGACGACGCGCGGCACAACCTCGAGCAGGCTGCCGCCGAGATGGAGTGGAGCCCGTCCACGTCCTCCGACCGGGCCCAGGTGCTGCTCGGACTGGCCCGAGCCGCCTTCCTGTCCGGCGACGTGTCGGCGAGTCGCGACCTCGTCGCCCAGGTGCACGTCGTCGCCAACGGACACCTGCCGCTCGCCGAGGCCGAGGCATGGGCGCTGCTCGGCAGCACGTACGCATCGGAGGGCGACTCGGCCGAGGCGAGCTCGTGCTTCCAGCGAGCGGTCCTCACCCTGTCGGCGATCGGTGCCGACCGGGTCGCCGCGCAGCTCTGGTTCGAGCTGGCCGACCTCCTCCAGGGCGTGGGTCTGACCGAGGCCGCGTCGGACGCCTACCGGCGTGCGGCGGCCTCGACCGGGCTGCGGGCGCGCGTGGCTTCGCCCACGCTCGCCCGCAGCTGA
- a CDS encoding PAS domain S-box protein: MVASRVDVPSTDDLWRLTMEHSPVGMAIVSPAGDILTTNAALCDMLGYEPDALATMSFQDLTHPDDLAADLRLVDQALAGDISSYRVTKRYLCADGGVVIGDLSVALLRTPGGEPVHFISQVADITERQAFVERLDAAEAAADAERRTAHAVFESLTVGILQLGADGSFLAHNARLRDFIGLAFPEGHPGGTGLVGFTYDADQQRLLTVEELPSVRAVTGESFDDVLLWIGEDAGSRRALSVSSRPLHDRVGALTGAVLAYHDVTDSVRATKAKDDFVSTVSHELRTPLTTALAYLELLDESDDVSVEGHQQVAAARRSMLRLSHLVADLLFVTRAASGSQLVDPYRVDVATILAEAVEAASLDAERAGVGLVLHCPRSVVAVADGMRLRQVVDNLLANAVSFSPPGGCVTTTLVEGADTDDAQLVLTVADEGEGIDAADLEHVFDRFHRGDNARRLGVPGSGLGLDIVRTIVEAHGGRVTIESSPVAGTSVSVVLPR, from the coding sequence GTGGTCGCTTCGCGCGTCGACGTGCCCTCGACCGACGACCTGTGGCGCCTGACCATGGAGCACTCCCCGGTCGGCATGGCCATCGTGTCGCCCGCCGGCGACATCCTCACGACCAACGCCGCGCTGTGCGACATGCTCGGCTACGAGCCGGACGCGCTGGCCACGATGAGCTTCCAGGACCTCACCCACCCCGACGACCTCGCCGCCGACCTCCGCCTGGTCGACCAGGCCCTCGCCGGCGACATCAGCAGCTACCGGGTCACCAAGCGCTACCTGTGCGCCGACGGTGGCGTGGTGATCGGCGACCTGTCGGTGGCGCTGCTGCGCACGCCGGGCGGTGAGCCGGTCCACTTCATCTCGCAGGTCGCCGACATCACCGAGCGGCAGGCGTTCGTCGAGCGCCTCGACGCGGCGGAGGCGGCGGCCGACGCCGAGCGCCGCACGGCCCACGCGGTGTTCGAGAGCCTCACGGTCGGCATCCTCCAGCTCGGCGCCGACGGCAGCTTCCTCGCCCACAACGCCCGGCTGCGCGACTTCATCGGGCTCGCGTTCCCCGAGGGCCACCCCGGTGGCACCGGACTCGTCGGCTTCACCTACGACGCCGACCAGCAACGGCTCCTGACGGTCGAGGAGCTGCCGTCGGTGCGGGCCGTGACCGGCGAGTCCTTCGACGACGTCCTCCTCTGGATCGGCGAGGACGCCGGCTCCCGCCGCGCGCTCTCGGTGTCCTCGCGACCGCTCCACGACCGCGTCGGGGCACTGACCGGCGCCGTCCTGGCCTACCACGACGTCACGGACTCGGTGCGCGCCACCAAGGCCAAGGACGACTTCGTCTCCACGGTGTCGCACGAGCTGCGTACGCCGCTGACGACCGCGCTCGCCTACCTCGAGCTGCTCGACGAGTCCGACGACGTGAGCGTCGAGGGCCACCAGCAGGTGGCCGCCGCCCGCCGCAGCATGCTGCGCCTGTCGCACCTCGTCGCCGACCTGCTCTTCGTCACCCGCGCGGCGTCCGGCTCCCAGCTCGTCGACCCCTACCGGGTCGACGTCGCCACGATCCTCGCCGAGGCCGTCGAGGCGGCCTCGCTGGACGCCGAGCGCGCCGGGGTCGGGCTGGTCCTCCACTGCCCGCGGAGCGTCGTCGCCGTCGCGGACGGCATGCGGCTGCGCCAGGTCGTGGACAACCTGCTGGCCAACGCCGTCTCCTTCAGCCCGCCCGGCGGCTGCGTCACGACGACCCTCGTCGAGGGCGCCGACACCGACGACGCCCAGCTCGTGCTCACCGTCGCCGACGAGGGCGAGGGCATCGATGCCGCGGACCTCGAGCACGTCTTCGACCGCTTCCACCGCGGCGACAACGCCCGGCGCCTGGGAGTGCCCGGCAGCGGCCTGGGGCTCGACATCGTGCGGACCATCGTCGAGGCGCACGGCGGCCGGGTCACCATCGAGAGCAGCCCCGTCGCGGGCACCTCGGTGTCCGTCGTGCTGCCGCGCTGA
- a CDS encoding TlpA family protein disulfide reductase: MSTGAWIAVAAVVVALAVGGWRLATDGRFRGTHVVRRGAGAPDSASREAPREASTGESDVVPPGAALVTAVGGSLGERATLLQFSSAFCAPCRATRRVLDDVSGLVDGVVHVEVDAEQHLDATRALGILRTPTTIVLDRTGVEVTRATGAPTKDQVLTALAAAVSHHPDGTTT, translated from the coding sequence GTGAGCACCGGAGCCTGGATCGCCGTCGCGGCCGTCGTCGTGGCGCTGGCCGTCGGCGGGTGGCGGCTCGCGACCGACGGTCGCTTCCGCGGCACGCACGTCGTACGCCGCGGGGCAGGCGCCCCGGACTCCGCCTCCCGTGAGGCGCCACGCGAGGCCTCGACCGGGGAGTCCGACGTGGTCCCGCCCGGCGCGGCCCTCGTCACGGCCGTCGGGGGCTCGCTCGGTGAGCGGGCCACCCTGCTGCAGTTCTCCAGCGCCTTCTGCGCCCCCTGCCGGGCCACCCGTCGCGTCCTCGACGACGTGAGCGGGCTCGTGGACGGCGTCGTGCACGTGGAGGTGGACGCCGAGCAGCACCTCGACGCGACGCGGGCCCTCGGCATCCTGCGCACGCCCACCACGATCGTCCTCGACCGCACGGGCGTCGAGGTGACCCGCGCGACCGGCGCACCGACCAAGGACCAGGTCCTCACCGCCCTGGCTGCCGCCGTGTCTCACCATCCGGATGGTACGACCACATGA
- a CDS encoding DUF1416 domain-containing protein, which translates to MCGAKEGGLSLDGVNVAKEAVIQGQVLRGGAADGEPVSNAYVRLLDRSGEFTAEVPTSATGHFRFFAGDGEWTLRTLAPKAQPVDTRVVAATGSVAEVQVLVSA; encoded by the coding sequence ATGTGCGGAGCCAAGGAGGGTGGCCTCTCGCTCGACGGCGTGAACGTCGCCAAGGAGGCCGTGATCCAGGGCCAGGTGCTGCGCGGTGGTGCGGCGGACGGCGAGCCCGTCTCCAACGCCTACGTCCGGCTGCTCGACCGCTCGGGCGAGTTCACCGCGGAGGTCCCGACCTCGGCCACCGGCCACTTCCGGTTCTTCGCGGGCGACGGTGAGTGGACGCTGCGCACCCTCGCGCCGAAGGCCCAGCCGGTGGACACCCGCGTCGTCGCGGCGACCGGTTCCGTCGCCGAGGTGCAGGTGCTCGTCAGCGCCTGA
- a CDS encoding DUF4395 domain-containing protein has product MSTTATPRPAATAGPPHGAIDPRGPQLAAGLTAVVLVAVLLLPAPYSVALLVVQAALFALGAVRGVQATPHAWVFRTLVRPRLGPPREWEAPEPPRFAQAVGLGFALVGLVALLAGATVVGQVAVGAALVAALLNAVFALCLGCEVYLLLRRATARRIAA; this is encoded by the coding sequence ATGTCCACCACTGCCACGCCGCGCCCCGCGGCGACCGCGGGGCCGCCGCACGGCGCCATCGACCCGCGGGGCCCGCAGCTCGCCGCCGGCCTGACCGCCGTGGTGCTCGTCGCCGTCCTGCTGCTGCCGGCCCCGTACTCCGTGGCGCTGCTCGTCGTCCAGGCGGCGCTGTTCGCGCTCGGCGCCGTCCGCGGCGTCCAGGCGACGCCCCACGCCTGGGTGTTCCGCACCCTGGTGCGTCCCCGCCTGGGCCCGCCGCGCGAGTGGGAGGCGCCCGAGCCGCCGCGCTTCGCGCAGGCCGTGGGCCTCGGTTTCGCGCTCGTAGGGCTCGTCGCCCTGCTGGCCGGCGCGACGGTCGTGGGCCAGGTCGCCGTGGGCGCAGCGCTCGTCGCGGCCCTGCTCAACGCCGTCTTCGCCCTCTGCCTGGGGTGCGAGGTCTACCTCCTGCTGCGCCGCGCCACCGCCCGACGCATCGCCGCCTGA
- a CDS encoding carboxypeptidase-like regulatory domain-containing protein, with amino-acid sequence MNSVPGGALARLVAGGVAGAVALAGMTVGLAAPAHAAPVAVTTTLTDAAGNAIDGYVRYDQLQADGSYTNGGFKYVADGVVSLALEPGTYKLQFGDDDGLFVPEYYNDKATFDTADAVVVSGATVLAPVSLVAAPTLSGQVVAPDGKPIEDASVSLYREGDTFPFRSFSTNSQGGFAFGVPAGSYKLSFAASGYAPEFFNNKPDLASADLVAVGAGGAGVGQVVLTEGSVVAGRVTGPGGVPLERARVDVLPEGNGNSYSDLTDANGVYRVDGVRAGSYKVQFSDPVGEYLGEWYADKADRATADPVAVGIEQAVSLDAELALDPNRRVVDPATVDVYGQVVDSAGAPVIGAQVVAYDTPADADRPEAWSFVRTNRAGQYFFDELDDSTEDAWKLQASDVLEREEGQYDRLDRWFGGAQSYDVAKVLATSTPGANITLPLTGGISGTVTSESALPVDGVVVSFFDEKGNPVNASSGVGTEKNGTYTTTDLVPGTYKVQFVDYGNYFGSGVVVRHAPEWYDDATFAKAKTVTVTSGQTATGINAALGKDLKALRAPEIRGKQYLGGKLTAYAGVWAIESGTTYSHEWLRDGAVVGTGPTYQVTSADKNERLVLRTVAENDGLSGIALTSSQVIKKKPKIKVSVTGKTASIVVKAKKKQAKKIKGTVVVKKLVREDEYGAPVYTSIGKGKLRKGKASVKLKKLAKGKNKLVFVVTFTKGKLGDAEIAKTVKVKKG; translated from the coding sequence ATGAATTCAGTTCCAGGGGGAGCGCTCGCGCGCCTCGTGGCAGGGGGCGTCGCCGGAGCGGTCGCCCTCGCCGGGATGACGGTCGGCCTCGCCGCGCCCGCCCACGCGGCGCCGGTGGCCGTGACCACCACGCTCACCGATGCCGCCGGCAACGCGATCGACGGCTACGTGAGGTACGACCAGCTGCAGGCGGACGGCAGCTACACCAACGGCGGCTTCAAGTACGTCGCCGACGGCGTCGTGTCGCTGGCCCTCGAGCCGGGCACCTACAAGCTGCAGTTCGGTGACGACGACGGGCTCTTCGTCCCGGAGTACTACAACGACAAGGCCACGTTCGACACGGCCGACGCGGTCGTCGTCAGCGGCGCCACCGTCCTGGCGCCCGTGTCACTGGTCGCCGCGCCCACCCTGTCGGGCCAGGTGGTCGCCCCCGACGGCAAGCCGATCGAGGACGCCTCGGTCTCGCTCTACCGCGAGGGTGACACGTTCCCCTTCCGCTCCTTCTCCACGAACTCGCAGGGCGGGTTCGCGTTCGGTGTCCCCGCGGGCAGCTACAAGCTGTCCTTCGCCGCCTCCGGCTACGCACCGGAGTTCTTCAACAACAAGCCCGACCTCGCCAGCGCCGACCTCGTCGCCGTGGGCGCCGGTGGCGCCGGTGTGGGTCAGGTCGTCCTGACCGAGGGCAGCGTCGTGGCGGGTCGGGTGACCGGCCCCGGTGGGGTGCCGCTCGAGCGCGCCCGCGTGGACGTCCTCCCCGAGGGCAACGGCAACAGCTACAGCGACCTGACCGACGCCAACGGCGTCTACCGGGTCGACGGTGTGCGCGCCGGCAGCTACAAGGTCCAGTTCAGCGACCCTGTCGGCGAGTACCTCGGCGAGTGGTACGCGGACAAGGCCGACCGGGCCACCGCCGACCCCGTCGCGGTCGGCATCGAGCAGGCCGTCTCCCTCGACGCCGAGCTCGCTCTGGACCCGAACCGCCGGGTCGTGGACCCCGCCACGGTCGACGTCTACGGCCAGGTGGTCGACTCGGCCGGCGCGCCCGTGATCGGCGCCCAGGTGGTCGCCTACGACACGCCCGCCGACGCGGACCGTCCCGAGGCGTGGAGCTTCGTCCGCACCAACCGTGCCGGCCAGTACTTCTTCGACGAGCTCGACGACTCCACCGAGGACGCGTGGAAGCTGCAGGCCTCCGACGTGCTGGAGCGGGAGGAGGGTCAGTACGACCGCCTCGACCGCTGGTTCGGTGGCGCCCAGTCCTACGACGTCGCCAAGGTCCTCGCCACCTCGACGCCCGGTGCCAACATCACGTTGCCCCTGACCGGCGGGATCAGCGGCACGGTCACCTCCGAGTCCGCTCTCCCCGTTGACGGCGTGGTCGTCAGCTTCTTCGACGAGAAGGGCAACCCGGTCAACGCCTCCTCGGGCGTCGGCACCGAGAAGAACGGCACCTACACCACCACCGACCTCGTCCCGGGCACCTACAAGGTCCAGTTCGTCGACTACGGCAACTACTTCGGCTCGGGCGTCGTCGTACGGCACGCGCCCGAGTGGTACGACGACGCGACGTTCGCCAAGGCCAAGACGGTCACCGTCACCAGCGGGCAGACCGCCACCGGGATCAACGCGGCGCTGGGCAAGGACCTCAAGGCGCTGCGCGCACCGGAGATCCGGGGCAAGCAGTACCTCGGCGGCAAGCTGACGGCGTACGCCGGCGTGTGGGCGATCGAGAGCGGCACCACCTACAGCCACGAGTGGCTCCGTGACGGCGCCGTCGTGGGCACCGGTCCGACCTACCAGGTCACCAGCGCCGACAAGAACGAGCGCCTGGTGCTGCGCACGGTCGCCGAGAACGACGGGCTGTCCGGCATCGCGCTGACCAGCTCCCAGGTGATCAAGAAGAAGCCGAAGATCAAGGTCTCGGTCACGGGCAAGACGGCCTCGATCGTGGTCAAGGCCAAGAAGAAGCAGGCCAAGAAGATCAAGGGCACCGTCGTCGTCAAGAAGCTCGTCCGCGAGGACGAGTACGGCGCCCCGGTCTACACGTCGATCGGCAAGGGCAAGCTCCGCAAGGGCAAGGCCTCCGTGAAGCTCAAGAAGCTGGCCAAGGGCAAGAACAAGCTCGTCTTCGTGGTCACCTTCACGAAGGGCAAGCTCGGCGACGCCGAGATCGCCAAGACCGTCAAGGTGAAGAAGGGCTGA
- a CDS encoding winged helix-turn-helix transcriptional regulator yields MSALLLITSALQPSAEVLPGLALLAHTVKIVPAQGSALLDAPESDLVLVDGRQDLAAARDLCRLIRTTGADAPVLLVVTEGGLAVVAHDWGMDDVVLHTCGPAELDARIRLAIGRAGAATPEDPSAHVIRRGEVVVDDATYTARIGGRALDLTYKEFELLKYLAQHPGRVFSREQLLQEVWGYDYFGGTRTVDVHVRRLRAKLGTEHEHHIGTVRNVGYRFVVPSRDKDEDAAVGSSGQPSEMRP; encoded by the coding sequence ATGAGCGCACTGCTGCTGATCACCAGCGCCCTGCAGCCCTCCGCCGAGGTGCTGCCGGGGCTCGCGCTGCTGGCCCACACGGTCAAGATCGTCCCGGCCCAGGGCAGCGCCCTGCTCGACGCGCCGGAGTCGGACCTCGTCCTCGTCGACGGGCGCCAGGACCTCGCGGCCGCCCGTGACCTGTGCCGCCTGATCCGCACCACCGGCGCCGACGCCCCGGTCCTGCTGGTCGTCACCGAGGGCGGTCTCGCCGTGGTCGCCCACGACTGGGGCATGGACGACGTCGTGCTGCACACGTGCGGCCCGGCCGAGCTCGACGCCCGGATCCGGCTCGCCATCGGCCGCGCGGGGGCCGCCACCCCCGAGGACCCCTCGGCCCACGTCATCCGCCGGGGCGAGGTCGTCGTCGACGACGCCACCTACACCGCGCGCATCGGCGGGCGGGCGCTGGACCTCACCTACAAGGAGTTCGAGCTCCTCAAGTACCTCGCCCAGCACCCCGGTCGCGTCTTCAGCCGCGAGCAGCTGCTCCAGGAGGTGTGGGGCTACGACTACTTCGGCGGCACCCGCACGGTCGACGTGCACGTACGACGCCTGCGGGCCAAGCTCGGCACCGAGCACGAGCACCACATCGGCACCGTCCGCAACGTCGGCTACCGCTTCGTGGTGCCGTCGCGCGACAAGGACGAGGACGCTGCCGTCGGCTCGTCGGGTCAGCCGAGCGAGATGCGTCCGTAG
- a CDS encoding sulfurtransferase, translating into MSRENSLVTAQWVEDNLDTDGVVLIEVDEDTTAYDKGHIRGAIKLDWTTDLQDQVRRDFVSKEQFEALLSERGVSNDDTVVLYGGNNNWFAAYAYWYFKLYGHQDVKLLDGGRKKWELDSRELTDEPVQRAATSYTASEQDSSIRAFRDETVAAIGVKNLVDVRSPDEYAGRLLAPAHLPQEQAQRAGHVPTSINVPWSKAANDDGTFKSDDELRELYASAGLDDSRDTIALCRIGERSSHTWFVLHELLGHQNVKNYDGSWTEYGSLVGVPVALGDEPGEA; encoded by the coding sequence ATGAGCCGCGAGAACTCTCTCGTCACCGCCCAGTGGGTCGAGGACAACCTCGACACCGACGGCGTCGTCCTCATCGAGGTCGACGAGGACACCACCGCCTACGACAAGGGCCACATCCGGGGAGCTATCAAGCTCGACTGGACCACGGACCTCCAGGACCAGGTCCGCCGCGACTTCGTCAGCAAGGAGCAGTTCGAGGCCCTGCTGTCCGAGCGTGGGGTGTCCAACGACGACACCGTCGTCCTCTACGGCGGCAACAACAACTGGTTCGCCGCCTACGCCTACTGGTACTTCAAGCTCTACGGCCACCAGGACGTCAAGCTGCTCGACGGCGGCCGCAAGAAGTGGGAGCTCGACTCCCGTGAGCTGACCGACGAGCCGGTCCAGCGCGCCGCGACCTCCTACACCGCGAGCGAGCAGGACTCCTCGATCCGCGCCTTCCGCGACGAGACGGTCGCCGCGATCGGCGTGAAGAACCTCGTCGACGTGCGCAGCCCCGACGAGTACGCCGGACGCCTCCTCGCCCCCGCCCACCTCCCGCAGGAGCAGGCCCAGCGCGCCGGCCACGTCCCGACGTCCATCAACGTCCCGTGGTCCAAGGCCGCCAACGACGACGGCACCTTCAAGTCCGACGACGAGCTGCGCGAGCTGTACGCCTCCGCGGGCCTCGACGACAGCCGGGACACCATCGCGCTGTGCCGGATCGGCGAGCGCTCCTCGCACACGTGGTTCGTGCTGCACGAGCTGCTCGGCCACCAGAACGTGAAGAACTACGACGGCTCGTGGACCGAGTACGGCTCCCTCGTCGGCGTCCCGGTGGCCCTCGGCGACGAGCCCGGGGAGGCCTGA